In one window of Cryptococcus depauperatus CBS 7841 chromosome 3, complete sequence DNA:
- a CDS encoding nicotinate (nicotinamide) nucleotide adenylyltransferase has product MTSINLKIPAPAMGPHSYHKESPPFGAVATSDLKIPPEVSLGPSPNGDGEKNERSSPSQSSDSVCHSISALEEISQPQPPSDEDLIKSRSRRLVSGYMFGSPPSSAMSYSHTLSLTEAESVEPFASRRLSPMLEAARDVKQRMSDDSLQNILNSSGAGGSPTKEHGQKVDRDDTPRHLTSTATADETVLSDLVETTDGLDRKKSERTGKTETGYDALEGRNDGEADLDLNAPQDEGGGSGAYLAGKAPYVFPQHRLRNKMHDESKIPLVIVACGSFSPPTYLHLRMFEMAKDEILESQMYEIMAGYYSPVSSYYKKPGLAPAPHRVRMCELTVEHTSTWLMVDPWEAGQDEYQRTAVVLDHFDQLLNGGQGGQGGVKMRNGKRRRYKVMLLAGGDLIESFGEPGVWSEPDLHIILGRFGCLIVERAGSDVWAFLLSHDILYHHRRNVIVIKQLIYNDISSTKVRLFVRRGMSIKYLLPNSVIQYIHDQKLYSGSDSKGMFQNE; this is encoded by the exons ATGACTTCAATCAACCTCAAAATCCCAGCTCCAGCGATGGGACCACACTCGTATCACAAAGAGTCACCACCGTTTGGCGCTGTCGCAACTTCAGATTTGAAAATACCTCCAGAAGTGTCTCTAGGACCGAGTCCGAATGGAGATGGTGAAAAGAACGAGAGGTCGTCCCCGTCACAGTCGAGCGATTCTGTTTGTCATTCAATCTCGGCACTCGAGGAGATATCGCAGCCACAGCCACCTTCTGACGAAGACCTCATCAAGTCTCGTTCACGCAGACTCGTCTCGGGATATATGTTTGGGAGTCCGCCTTCATCCGCTATGTCGTACTCGCACACGCTGTCCTTGACGGAAGCGGAGAGCGTGGAACCGTTCGCGTCTCGACGCTTATCGCCCATGTTGGAAGCTGCGAGGGATGTGAAGCAGAGGATGTCGGACGACTCTTTGCAGAATATTCTTAATTCGAGCGGCGCCGGAGGCTCCCCCACAAAGGAGCACGGTCAGAAGGTGGACAGAGACGATACACCAAGGCATTTAACGTCAACTGCAACCGCGGATGAGACAGTCTTGAGCGACCTTGTTGAGACAACGGACGGCTTGGATAGGAAAAAGTCGGAACGAACAGGAAAGACCGAGACGGGGTACGATGCGCTCGAGGGGAGGAATGATGGCGAAGCGGATTTGGACCTGAATGCTCCGCAGGATGAAGGCGGTGGTAGCGGGGCATACCTTGCAGGCAAGGCGCCTTATGTGTTTCCCCAGCATCGTCTGCGAAACAAGATGCATG ACGAGAGCAAGATCCCACTGGTCATTGTCGCATGCGgctccttttctcctccaACCTACCTGCACCTGAGAATGTTTGAGATGGCAAAAGACGAGATTCTCGAATCCCAGATGTATGAAATCATGGCAGGTTACTACTCCCCTGTCTCGTCCTACTACAAAAAGCCTGGTCTCGCCCCCGCACCACACCGCGTGAGAATGTGTGAGCTCACGGTCGAACACACATCGACATGGTTGATGGTGGATCCATGGGAAGCTGGTCAGGACGAATACCAGCGTACGGCAGTCGTGTTGGATCACTTTGATCAGTTGTTGAATGGCGGACAGGGAGGCCAAGGAGGAGTCAAGATGAGAAacggaaagagaaggaggtACAAGGTTATGCTTTTGGCTGGAGGTGACTTGATTGAAAGTTTCGGAGAACCTGGTGTATGGAGCGAGCCCGAT CTACACATTATTCTTGGACGATTTGGCTGCCTCATTGTCGAGCGTGCTGGCTCAGATGTATGGGCCTTCCTCTTGTCCCACGACATCCTCTATCACCACCGACGGAATGTGATTGTGATCAAGCAGTTGATCTATAATGATATTTCTAGTACCAAGGTGAGATTGTTTGTGAGGAGAGGCATGTCTATCAA ATACCTGTTGCCAAACAGTGTTATCCAGTATATTCATGACCAAAAGTTGTATAGTGGAAGTGACAGCAAGGGAATGTTTCAAAATGAGTAG